The proteins below come from a single Desulfovibrio litoralis DSM 11393 genomic window:
- the sat gene encoding sulfate adenylyltransferase, giving the protein MSKLVPPHGGKGLVCCLLEGKEKEAETKKAGGLRRIDISARAKGDLIMMGIGGFSPLNGFMKKADWKGVCEKFLLADGTFWPVPITLDTDENIKVGEELALYNNNELYATMKVEEVYEMTEADKKWECYQVFKGHGDDSADAKFWETALKDHPGVQMVMGQKKYNIAGPVKVLSEGEYPVKYPNVYKRPAELRAEMEKRNWKKVAALQLRNPMHRSHEFLAKIAIEVCDGVVIHSLIGNLKPGDIPAEVRVECIDTLVDKYFVKQNVIQAGYPLDMRYAGPREGLLHATFRQNYGINNMIIGRDHAGVGDFYGMFEAQEIFDRIPYVNDCATAHSGKKLLCDPMKIDWTFYCVKCDGMASARTCPHGKEDRVILSGTKLRKMLSEKAEIPDHFGREEVLVILRKYYEGLTEKVEIKMQGAASGAKM; this is encoded by the coding sequence ATGTCTAAACTCGTTCCACCTCATGGAGGAAAAGGTCTCGTTTGTTGTTTGCTCGAAGGCAAAGAAAAAGAAGCTGAAACTAAAAAAGCCGGCGGACTACGTCGCATTGACATCAGTGCCAGAGCCAAAGGCGATCTTATCATGATGGGGATTGGCGGTTTTTCACCTCTGAACGGCTTTATGAAAAAAGCTGATTGGAAAGGCGTGTGTGAAAAGTTTTTATTAGCTGACGGAACCTTTTGGCCTGTTCCTATTACTCTTGATACAGACGAAAATATTAAAGTAGGCGAAGAGTTGGCTCTTTATAATAACAATGAACTTTATGCAACCATGAAGGTTGAAGAAGTTTATGAAATGACCGAAGCCGACAAAAAATGGGAATGCTACCAAGTCTTTAAAGGACACGGAGACGATTCTGCCGACGCTAAGTTCTGGGAAACAGCTTTGAAAGATCACCCCGGCGTTCAAATGGTTATGGGACAAAAGAAATATAACATCGCAGGTCCTGTTAAAGTTCTTTCAGAAGGCGAATATCCTGTAAAATATCCTAATGTTTACAAACGCCCTGCTGAACTACGTGCTGAAATGGAAAAACGCAACTGGAAAAAAGTTGCTGCCTTACAACTACGTAACCCAATGCACCGTTCTCATGAATTTTTAGCAAAAATCGCAATTGAAGTTTGTGATGGTGTTGTTATTCACTCACTTATCGGAAACTTAAAACCTGGTGATATCCCTGCTGAAGTACGTGTAGAATGTATTGATACTCTTGTTGATAAATATTTTGTAAAACAAAATGTTATTCAAGCTGGTTACCCGCTTGATATGCGTTATGCCGGACCTCGTGAAGGCTTGTTACACGCTACCTTCCGTCAAAACTATGGTATTAACAACATGATTATTGGTCGTGACCACGCTGGCGTTGGCGACTTCTATGGCATGTTTGAAGCACAAGAAATTTTTGACCGTATCCCTTATGTAAATGACTGTGCTACAGCTCATAGCGGGAAAAAACTTCTTTGTGACCCAATGAAGATTGACTGGACTTTCTATTGCGTTAAGTGTGATGGTATGGCTTCTGCTCGTACCTGCCCTCATGGCAAGGAAGATCGTGTTATTCTTTCAGGTACCAAGCTTCGTAAGATGCTTTCTGAAAAAGCTGAAATTCCTGATCACTTTGGACGTGAAGAAGTTCTCGTTATCTTGCGTAAATATTACGAAGGCTTAACAGAAAAAGTTGAAATCAAAATGCAAGGTGCCGCTTCCGGCGCAAAAATGTAA
- a CDS encoding FAD-dependent oxidoreductase → MHVVVIGAVALGPKAASRFKRLMPDAKVTLIDQSTRISYGGCGIPFYVSGEINRVEELQETPYGTIRDAVFFKTAKDIDVLTQTQATKINRAKKEVEILNLVNGETKTLKYDKLVLALGSRPNKPPIPGIDLKGISPATNLDEAEQIKKNIISQKVNDVVVVGGGFIGLEMAVGIADMWGLPTSIVEIASQILPGFVSPTFAKILKNDLTAGGINTFVNEKVLKFEGKDGKIEKVITDKRELPADLVILSAGITPNTEIAKEAGINVNERGQIVVNEYLQSSDPDIYAGGDCVTIRNLVTGKPGFYPLGSLANREGRVIGTNLASDKTGKKATFKGAVGTWGIKLSSLSACGTGLSFEVAKREGFDAISVHVEQLDRAHFYPGKGLMSMELVVEKNSKRILGVQALGPNGDAVVARINPVVPLLINKADISELSNLEVVYTPPFASAMDIINTLGNVAENILEGRNRPIILEDFLKGFKENKHSGHTIIDARVAKDAKVFVEKYPDVWYNIPQDELDKRFGEIPKDKPVILICNTGLRSFEAQASLDRLGFHNTRTVQGGMAGIKKLGGLE, encoded by the coding sequence ATGCATGTCGTTGTTATTGGTGCGGTTGCACTTGGACCAAAAGCCGCTAGCCGTTTTAAACGCTTGATGCCTGACGCAAAAGTTACGCTAATTGATCAATCAACCCGTATCTCTTACGGTGGTTGCGGTATTCCTTTTTATGTTTCCGGTGAAATCAACAGGGTAGAAGAACTTCAAGAAACACCATACGGAACAATCAGAGATGCTGTTTTTTTTAAAACTGCCAAAGATATTGACGTATTAACTCAAACTCAAGCGACCAAAATCAATCGTGCAAAAAAAGAAGTAGAAATTTTAAACTTGGTTAACGGAGAAACAAAAACTCTTAAATATGACAAGCTGGTTTTAGCTCTGGGAAGTCGCCCAAACAAACCACCTATTCCGGGAATTGACCTTAAAGGAATAAGCCCTGCGACTAACCTTGATGAAGCCGAACAGATCAAAAAAAATATTATCAGCCAAAAAGTTAACGACGTTGTAGTCGTCGGCGGTGGGTTTATTGGTCTTGAAATGGCTGTTGGAATAGCTGATATGTGGGGACTTCCAACAAGTATTGTTGAAATTGCTTCACAAATTTTACCGGGTTTTGTCTCTCCAACTTTTGCAAAAATCTTAAAAAATGACTTAACCGCTGGCGGAATAAATACTTTTGTCAACGAAAAAGTCTTAAAATTTGAAGGAAAAGACGGAAAAATAGAAAAAGTTATTACCGATAAAAGAGAACTTCCCGCAGACTTAGTTATATTATCGGCCGGAATTACGCCAAATACGGAAATAGCCAAAGAAGCGGGAATTAACGTTAACGAACGCGGACAAATAGTCGTTAACGAATATCTCCAAAGCTCTGATCCCGATATTTATGCCGGTGGCGACTGTGTAACAATTCGCAACTTAGTAACCGGTAAACCGGGATTTTATCCCCTTGGCTCTTTGGCAAACAGAGAAGGAAGAGTAATAGGAACAAACCTAGCCTCAGATAAAACAGGCAAAAAAGCTACCTTTAAAGGGGCTGTTGGAACTTGGGGAATAAAGTTAAGTTCTCTTTCTGCCTGTGGAACCGGTCTTTCTTTTGAAGTTGCCAAACGTGAGGGTTTTGACGCAATCAGCGTTCATGTGGAACAACTCGACAGAGCCCACTTTTACCCCGGCAAGGGATTAATGTCCATGGAACTTGTAGTAGAAAAAAACAGCAAGAGAATTTTAGGAGTTCAAGCCCTTGGACCAAACGGCGATGCCGTTGTTGCTCGAATAAACCCCGTTGTTCCCCTCTTGATAAATAAAGCAGATATCAGTGAACTTAGCAACTTAGAAGTTGTCTATACCCCACCTTTTGCCTCTGCAATGGATATAATCAATACGCTTGGCAATGTTGCGGAAAATATTTTGGAAGGTCGTAACAGGCCAATTATCCTAGAAGATTTTCTTAAAGGCTTTAAAGAAAACAAGCATTCGGGGCATACAATTATTGACGCAAGGGTCGCAAAAGACGCAAAGGTATTTGTTGAAAAATATCCTGATGTCTGGTATAATATTCCACAGGACGAATTGGACAAACGCTTTGGCGAAATTCCTAAAGATAAACCGGTAATTTTAATTTGTAATACAGGTTTGCGTTCATTTGAGGCTCAAGCCAGTCTTGATCGTCTAGGATTTCATAATACAAGAACAGTCCAAGGCGGTATGGCAGGAATTAAAAAACTCGGAGGCTTGGAATAG
- a CDS encoding response regulator yields the protein MDRPEKYNDSHKTFQLSIAVFKGLCFLIAFIIFAIIGVKELQSIFKIKNNSEKIARTQLPAFVENQKTLVNIERLRYIAEVIRSSDNPKERRNKRISAEAFASESIFEQDPNFKKLAKTIVVAMKDLVEAKSEVDKINQNILELQTNYSNTLITLANITTATENNLGIIKLINEKNYVFSSNHNDLKDLEDQIKTTLQTVNYYTKKISINHPDKLLFINSQVEAINSIFEHSLLIKKDRLEANKKINTIWQEIDNNLKIMSDSVTAGAEVSLANSMLSITTASNNAFQSSIGLYFLIFISFTIYYILEYVFIVKPLRLTSEKLAAIQDGKLDTKLPKIYIKELANIANLLDRFSTHLSELYSHANQLEEDVNKKRNFEAIMRAVFKVSLDGYIVWNENTILSVSEGTVKLFELETEQNFINYWESKDFLQNKANIIFKNIQNETVWRENVDFYTPNHKQLPCELTHLIVEFDNQQCILSYIRDLREQKKNELALLKAKDAAEVATKAKSDFLARMSHEIRTPMNGVLGLTKLALEESPSPRQKTLLEKIESSANILLGVINDILDFSKIEQGALTLEVRPFTLNEVVVPVFDLIEHLAFQKNIKLNKNIDQDLLSNIKFMGDNLRLSQILLNLCGNAIKFTEKGNVTVSVTCIESNSETMTLNFSVKDTGIGMTLEQQQSLFKPFAQADSSTTRKYGGTGLGLMIAKLLIEQMHGSIHIKSEPEKGSEFYFVIPFKLAQNSKENILIEQEREENNKNLVGKHILVVEDNEINQEIIVSFLENFDINVTTANNGQEALDILKTHDFDCIFMDIQMPIMDGLTAAKEIRKNGRNEIKNIPIIAMTAHVLQADIDKSINAGMNNHLTKPIEYEKLVKQLHDIFI from the coding sequence ATGGACAGACCGGAGAAATATAATGATTCTCACAAAACATTTCAACTGAGTATTGCTGTATTTAAAGGATTATGTTTTTTAATAGCGTTTATTATTTTTGCGATTATTGGCGTTAAAGAATTGCAAAGTATCTTTAAAATAAAAAATAATTCAGAAAAAATTGCAAGAACACAACTACCGGCTTTTGTCGAAAACCAAAAAACCTTAGTAAATATTGAACGACTTAGATATATTGCTGAAGTTATTCGCAGTAGCGATAACCCAAAAGAAAGAAGAAATAAACGAATTAGCGCAGAAGCCTTTGCCTCAGAATCTATTTTTGAACAAGACCCAAACTTTAAAAAATTAGCTAAAACAATTGTTGTTGCTATGAAAGATTTGGTTGAGGCAAAAAGCGAAGTCGATAAAATAAATCAAAATATCTTAGAACTTCAAACAAACTATAGCAACACCCTCATCACTCTTGCAAACATCACAACAGCCACAGAAAACAACCTCGGTATAATCAAGCTGATAAATGAAAAAAATTATGTCTTTTCATCAAACCATAATGACCTTAAAGACCTAGAAGATCAAATCAAGACCACCTTACAAACAGTTAACTATTACACCAAAAAAATTTCTATTAATCACCCGGACAAGCTCTTATTTATTAACTCTCAAGTAGAAGCCATAAATAGTATTTTTGAACACAGCCTACTAATAAAAAAAGATAGACTTGAAGCAAACAAAAAAATAAACACCATTTGGCAAGAAATAGACAATAACTTAAAAATTATGAGCGATAGCGTTACTGCCGGTGCCGAAGTCTCTTTAGCCAACTCTATGTTGTCAATAACAACAGCCTCAAATAATGCCTTTCAATCTTCTATAGGGCTATATTTTCTTATTTTTATTTCATTTACCATATACTATATTTTAGAATACGTCTTTATTGTTAAGCCGTTACGTTTAACATCAGAAAAGCTCGCCGCTATTCAAGATGGCAAACTAGACACAAAGTTGCCTAAAATATATATTAAAGAATTAGCCAATATTGCTAACCTGTTAGATAGATTTAGCACTCACCTTTCAGAGTTATATTCCCATGCCAACCAACTAGAAGAAGACGTTAACAAAAAAAGAAATTTCGAAGCAATTATGCGTGCTGTTTTTAAAGTTTCTTTAGATGGTTATATTGTTTGGAATGAAAACACTATATTGAGCGTTAGTGAAGGAACGGTAAAATTATTTGAATTGGAAACAGAACAAAACTTTATTAACTATTGGGAATCAAAAGATTTTTTACAAAACAAAGCGAATATTATTTTCAAAAACATTCAAAACGAGACTGTTTGGCGTGAAAACGTTGATTTTTATACTCCAAACCACAAACAATTACCATGCGAACTTACTCACTTAATAGTAGAGTTTGACAATCAACAATGTATTTTAAGTTATATTAGAGACTTAAGAGAACAAAAAAAGAACGAACTCGCTCTATTAAAAGCGAAAGATGCTGCTGAAGTAGCAACAAAAGCCAAAAGCGACTTTTTAGCTCGAATGAGCCACGAAATCCGCACACCTATGAATGGAGTTCTTGGTCTTACTAAGCTTGCGTTAGAAGAAAGCCCATCTCCTCGTCAAAAAACTTTATTAGAAAAAATCGAGTCTTCTGCCAATATATTACTTGGTGTTATAAATGATATTCTTGATTTTTCAAAAATAGAACAAGGCGCCTTAACCTTAGAGGTTCGTCCTTTTACGTTAAATGAAGTTGTGGTTCCGGTATTTGACCTTATTGAACATTTAGCCTTTCAAAAGAATATAAAACTGAATAAAAATATAGATCAAGATTTATTAAGCAACATAAAATTCATGGGCGATAATTTGAGATTAAGTCAAATATTGTTAAACCTTTGTGGAAACGCTATTAAATTTACGGAAAAAGGTAATGTAACGGTCTCTGTTACCTGCATAGAATCAAATTCCGAGACAATGACTTTAAACTTTTCTGTAAAAGATACAGGAATAGGCATGACGTTAGAGCAACAACAAAGCCTGTTTAAACCCTTTGCACAAGCAGATAGCTCAACAACAAGAAAATATGGCGGTACTGGTCTTGGACTAATGATTGCCAAGCTTTTGATTGAACAAATGCACGGCAGTATTCACATAAAGAGCGAACCGGAAAAAGGTAGTGAATTTTATTTTGTCATTCCTTTTAAATTAGCTCAAAACTCAAAAGAAAATATTCTAATAGAACAAGAACGAGAAGAAAATAATAAAAACTTAGTCGGCAAGCACATACTCGTTGTCGAAGATAATGAAATAAATCAAGAAATTATAGTCTCATTTTTAGAAAATTTCGATATAAACGTTACAACAGCCAATAACGGACAAGAAGCACTAGACATATTAAAAACCCACGACTTTGATTGTATCTTTATGGACATTCAAATGCCTATTATGGACGGCTTAACAGCAGCAAAAGAAATTCGTAAAAACGGAAGAAACGAAATTAAAAATATACCAATTATAGCAATGACGGCTCATGTTCTACAAGCAGATATCGACAAAAGCATAAATGCGGGAATGAATAACCACCTGACCAAACCTATTGAATATGAAAAATTAGTTAAACAATTACACGATATATTTATTTGA
- a CDS encoding transporter substrate-binding domain-containing protein encodes MRSFLLALIFTMIFTSLSLAQQPVLRIGIDAPYPPFAYNDPKTGKLTGFDFDMAEALCKELNRKCEISVVPFDDIIPNIVAGKLDIGVAGMAKKPEREALVLFSDKYFRSSSMFISLSSIKEITPEVLKGKKIGVQSQTTQEDFLKKSYGDIATIVPMKSFDDIIQAAINKDIDLAFIDGLPGYEFLRTPKGEQFDIAGEPIKLGDGSCVVLDKKLTQERDAINKAILKLRNSGEYQQINRKYFEFDIY; translated from the coding sequence ATGCGTTCTTTTTTATTAGCCTTGATCTTTACTATGATTTTTACAAGTCTTTCTCTGGCTCAACAACCTGTTTTGCGCATTGGTATTGATGCACCCTATCCTCCTTTTGCCTATAACGACCCTAAAACAGGTAAGTTAACCGGGTTTGATTTCGATATGGCAGAAGCCTTATGCAAAGAACTTAATCGCAAGTGTGAAATTAGCGTTGTCCCTTTTGATGATATTATTCCTAATATTGTAGCAGGTAAACTTGATATTGGTGTTGCAGGCATGGCAAAAAAACCGGAAAGAGAAGCTCTTGTTTTATTTTCCGATAAATATTTTCGCTCTAGCAGTATGTTCATTTCTCTTTCCAGTATTAAAGAAATTACTCCTGAAGTTTTAAAAGGTAAGAAAATTGGAGTGCAAAGCCAAACCACTCAAGAAGATTTTCTCAAAAAATCTTATGGCGATATAGCGACTATCGTGCCAATGAAAAGTTTTGACGATATTATTCAAGCGGCTATAAATAAAGATATTGATCTTGCCTTTATTGACGGTTTACCCGGATATGAATTTCTTAGAACTCCTAAAGGTGAACAATTTGATATTGCCGGCGAACCCATAAAACTAGGCGACGGTTCTTGTGTTGTATTAGATAAAAAACTGACACAAGAGCGTGATGCTATCAACAAAGCAATCTTAAAATTACGCAATAGTGGCGAATATCAACAAATCAACAGAAAATATTTTGAATTTGACATCTATTAA
- the galU gene encoding UTP--glucose-1-phosphate uridylyltransferase GalU — protein MNIRKVVIPVAGWGTRSLPATKNIPKEMLPVFNKPVVQYVVEEAIRSHIKDVIFITNRDKNVIEDHFDYNLQLEGILERAGKTEQLKIIREVAQMANIISIRQKQQLGLGHAVLCAKDVVENDDAFAVMVGDDLMFGMTPGIQQLIDVAKSERLPVIGVMEVPQEKVNRYGIISGREVSPGIYRIDKMVEKPKINEAPSRLAIIGRYILTPDIFEILERQTPGHGGEIQLTDAMQELAATKGMLAVKIRGMRFDAGDWAEYLTANIYFALQDEDLRDDLVKQLKPLLPYAF, from the coding sequence ATGAATATTCGCAAAGTCGTTATTCCCGTAGCCGGCTGGGGAACTCGCTCCCTACCTGCAACCAAAAATATTCCCAAAGAAATGTTGCCTGTTTTTAATAAACCTGTTGTCCAATATGTTGTAGAAGAAGCAATAAGATCGCACATAAAAGATGTTATCTTTATTACCAACAGAGATAAAAACGTAATCGAAGACCATTTTGATTATAACCTTCAACTCGAAGGGATACTCGAACGAGCCGGAAAAACCGAACAACTTAAAATTATTCGTGAAGTTGCTCAAATGGCTAATATTATTTCTATACGCCAAAAACAACAATTAGGGCTTGGACACGCCGTTTTATGTGCCAAAGATGTTGTTGAAAACGATGACGCTTTTGCCGTTATGGTTGGTGATGACCTTATGTTTGGAATGACCCCGGGAATTCAACAACTTATTGATGTGGCTAAATCTGAACGTTTACCCGTAATTGGCGTAATGGAAGTTCCTCAAGAAAAAGTTAATCGTTACGGTATTATCTCGGGTCGCGAAGTTTCACCAGGAATTTATCGCATAGACAAGATGGTTGAAAAACCTAAAATTAACGAAGCTCCTTCTCGCTTAGCGATTATCGGGCGTTATATCTTGACACCTGATATTTTTGAAATATTAGAAAGACAAACTCCCGGACACGGCGGAGAAATTCAATTAACCGATGCAATGCAAGAACTTGCCGCCACAAAAGGTATGTTGGCTGTTAAAATTCGCGGTATGCGCTTTGATGCCGGAGATTGGGCAGAGTATCTGACTGCAAATATTTATTTTGCACTGCAAGATGAAGACTTAAGAGACGATCTGGTTAAACAACTTAAGCCTTTATTGCCTTACGCATTTTAA
- the glmM gene encoding phosphoglucosamine mutase — MAKRLFGTDGLRGTVNKYPMTAEMALRLGLAAGTYFNSGSQRRHSVVIGKDTRLSGYVFEHALTSGLCATGMDVFLVGPIPTPAIAFLTKNMRADFGVVISASHNPYHDNGIKFFDKNGYKLPDSTENIITEMISDQNWEWEYPEQKNIGRAKKIEDSLGRYIVYLKNTFPSQLTLDGMRVVLDCANGAAYKVGPRALEELGAEVFTLSVEPNGTNINYQCGSLYPELLAAKVKETRADIGLALDGDADRLIVVDEKANILDGDQLMAIFAEDMMRTGRLKDRNLVATIMSNMALEVFMRQHNGKLTRTQVGDRYVVESMRESGATLGGEQSGHIIFNEYSTTGDGLMAGLQLLKILKERQKPLSEIAGLLQLYPQELINVVVQQKTPIEECQPLQKAINEAEAELKDKGRVLLRYSGTEPKLRVMVEGEDAEQVKKLATELATLVKKLLG; from the coding sequence ATGGCAAAAAGACTTTTTGGAACAGACGGGCTAAGAGGAACCGTCAATAAATACCCCATGACCGCCGAAATGGCTCTAAGGCTCGGGCTAGCCGCAGGAACTTATTTTAACTCCGGCTCTCAAAGAAGACACAGCGTAGTTATAGGCAAAGACACCCGCCTATCGGGATATGTCTTTGAACATGCCTTAACCTCAGGTCTTTGTGCCACAGGTATGGACGTTTTTTTAGTTGGTCCTATTCCTACTCCGGCAATTGCCTTTTTAACAAAAAACATGCGTGCTGATTTTGGCGTAGTTATTTCCGCATCTCATAACCCTTATCACGATAACGGAATTAAATTTTTTGACAAAAATGGCTATAAACTACCTGACAGCACAGAAAATATTATAACGGAAATGATTTCTGACCAGAACTGGGAATGGGAATATCCCGAACAAAAAAATATTGGTCGAGCTAAAAAAATAGAAGACAGTCTCGGGCGTTATATCGTTTATCTTAAAAACACCTTTCCTAGCCAACTGACTTTAGACGGAATGAGGGTTGTTCTCGATTGTGCCAACGGAGCCGCTTATAAAGTTGGACCAAGAGCCTTGGAAGAACTCGGGGCAGAAGTCTTTACCCTTTCCGTTGAACCAAACGGTACAAATATAAATTATCAATGCGGTTCTTTATATCCCGAGCTTTTAGCAGCGAAAGTAAAGGAAACAAGAGCTGATATAGGTCTGGCTTTAGACGGAGATGCCGATCGCTTAATTGTTGTTGATGAAAAAGCCAATATTTTAGACGGCGATCAACTGATGGCGATTTTTGCCGAAGACATGATGAGAACAGGGCGTTTAAAAGATCGTAACCTTGTTGCAACCATTATGAGTAATATGGCGTTAGAAGTTTTTATGCGTCAACATAACGGAAAATTAACACGTACCCAAGTCGGAGACCGCTATGTGGTTGAATCTATGCGTGAAAGCGGTGCCACTCTTGGCGGAGAACAAAGCGGACATATTATCTTCAACGAATACAGCACCACGGGCGACGGACTTATGGCAGGGCTTCAACTGCTTAAAATATTAAAAGAAAGACAAAAACCCTTATCAGAAATAGCCGGTTTGCTCCAACTTTATCCCCAAGAACTGATCAATGTTGTCGTTCAACAAAAAACCCCAATAGAAGAGTGTCAACCCCTCCAAAAAGCAATTAACGAGGCAGAAGCCGAATTAAAAGACAAAGGGCGTGTGTTACTACGATATTCAGGCACAGAACCAAAGCTTAGAGTAATGGTCGAGGGAGAAGACGCCGAACAAGTAAAAAAACTGGCAACAGAACTCGCCACACTGGTAAAAAAACTCTTAGGCTAA